The nucleotide sequence ACGCTTTAATTAATTTAATCGGAGACAATGCTAATGCCTAGCAGTAAAGGTAAGCCTATCACTATTTTGATGGCTGATGACGACGAAGATGACCGCATACTCACCCAAGACGCATTAGAAGAAAGTAGAGTACGTAACACGCTATATTGCGTAGAAGACGGCGTTGAATTACTTGAATATCTCAGAAGAGAGGGCAAGTATGCAGACCCCGCAACATCGCCGAGACCTGGGTTGATTTTGCTTGATCTCAATATGCCGAGAAAAGACGGTAGAGAAGCGCTGAAAGAAATTAAAGCCGACCCCGAATTGAGAAATATTCCGGTGGTTATACTCACCACATCAGGACAAGAAGAAGATAAAATTAAGGGTTACAACCTAGGTGCAGCCTCTTTTATTACTAAACCCGTTAATTTTGAAGGCTTAGTTGAACTGATGAAAGCACTAGGAAAATATTGGATTGAGTTTGTCGAATTACCTAACGAATAAGACAATAAATAACCGATTAAGCTGCTAACTAACATTAACCGATATGGTGCCTATGGCTGATAAAATTGCTCGCGTATTACTTGTTGAAGATGACGAGGATGACTACATCCTGACCTGTGATTATCTTAACCAATTAGACTCGCACACATTCGAAATTGATTGGGTAACAAACCCAACAACCGCGCTTGAGCAACTCAACTTAGGTAAGCATGATATCTGCCTGCTCGATTATCAACTGGGCGCTTATAATGGCTTAACGGTACTAGAGAAAGCAGCAAAAAACGGCTGTACTGTTCCTATTATCATGCTGACGGGGCAATCGGACGACACCCTTGATCAATTGGCACTTGCTGCGGGTGCTGTTGACTATTTAGCTAAAGGTGAAATAACCACTTCTCGATTCGCTCGCGCGATCAGGTATGCCTTAGCGCGACAAGAAATTGAAAAAGAGCGCATCGAACGTATTAACGCCGAAACCCAAAACCAGTCAAAAGATCGATTTTTAGCACATTTAAGCCACGAACTACGAACACCATTAACGTCGATTCTTGGTTATACCGAAATATTACTCAACAGTAATAAAGCGCCTAATGCCACATCTGAACTCAATATCATTTTAAATAACGGTCAACATTTATTAGGCTTATTGAACAATGTGCTCGATCTATCAAAAATTGCGGTTGGTAAACTAGAATACAATTTTTCAACCATAAAATTAGACAGCTTCATTGCGGATATTTTCAGTTTAATGAAAGTACACGCGGCAGAAAAAGCACTTGAGTTAGTAATAAGTGCACCAGAGCCGCTGCCAAAAACCATTACCTCAGATCCGGTACGACTGCGGCAAGTGCTGATTAATTTAATCCATAACGGCATTAAATTTACCAAGCAAGGTCAGGTCGAATTAAGGTTGACGACAGATATGCTTGAGGGCCAAGAACAACTCCGCTTTACCATATCAGATACCGGCCAAGGTATTCCCGATAACATGCTAGCGACTATATTTAAGCCTTTTGAGCAGGTTGAGGATGCGGTATCAAGAAAAGAGCAAGGGGCGGGTTTAGGGCTGTCAATTTGCGCTGAATTAATTAAGCAAATGGGCGGTACCATCAACGTCAAGTCAGTATTAAATCAAGGTAGCGACTTTATTTTTAGCATTGATCCTGGCGATATTACAACGCAAGAGCGCGTCATGTTAGCCATTGAGCAAGAACAAAGTACAAATGAACCATTAGCATTACCGCCATTACAAGGCCACGTATTAGTCGTTGACGATATGGCTGATATTCGACAATTAATAGGCCAAATTTGCCAATCATTTGGCCTTACTATTAGCTATGCCGCTAATGGCTTGCAAGCACTTGAACAAGTTAAGCTTGCTAGTGTTCAAGGAACCTCTTTTGATCTAGTGCTGATGGATATTCATATGCCAGAACTCGATGGTAAACGAACAATTAAAGCCCTCAAAGCCTTGGCATTTAACAAACCTATTATTGCCATTACTGCCGCAACAATGAAGGGTGTGAAGCAAGAGTTAATTACCCTTGGCTTTAATCACATCATTGCTAAACCCATTGATAAAACAAAATTATATTCTGCCTTGAATAACTACCTAGCTTTAAAAGAGCAGCACGCCAACAATGAGAGTACAAACTCAATGCCCAGCGCTGGACAAAGTCTGAGCAAAGAAACAAAGCCATGCGTCCTTGTAGTTGAAGATGACGAAGATGCTGCTGATATTACGGTATTACTGCTCGAATCACTGGGTGTTACCGCCGTAAAAGCTACCACAGCAAAAAAATGCCAAGACTTACTCAACAGTGAACACCACTGGACCATGATATTATTGGACCTACACCTACCCGATGCTAATGGCTTAGATTTAGCACGTACCATTAAACAATCTCATCCTGAAATAGCCTTAGTATTGGTTAGTGGCGCAACGGTCTCAGAGCAAGATTTAAAGCAGGCTGGCATTGATAAAGCGATATTAAAACCGGTCAATTTGGCCATTCTTAAAAACTTACTCTAACTAAAAGTTTTCGAGCTTAACGAATAACACTGCACCATAGAAGAATTACCCAACACTGTGTAATTCTTTCCATAAGCAAAGGTTTCCCACGTATCGCCTCTCTTTCAATAAAAACAAAACCCCTTATTAAACAATATATTAAACCTTAATTTATTGTTGGTACGTATCTCGCTTTAACGTTACTAGTTAATTGATAAACGAGGAACCACTATCATGGATATTTTTTCCGCTTTACGCAGTGATCACGAAAAACAACGATTATTAATGAAAGTATTAGTTGAAACGACTGGAGACTCTGCCAGCCGCCGTGACTTTTTCCAAGATTTAAAACACCAACTCAATCAGCATGCGATTGCAGAAGAACGTCACTTTTATGCGCCGCTGATTAAACTTGATAATACGATTGAACTGGCCAGACATGCGATTGCAGAACATCACGAAATCGACGAATTTATTGCCCAATTAGAGCAAACCGAATTTAGCTCTCCTGTGTGGCTAAAAACCATGAAAGCTTTACAAGATAAAGTGCTACATCACTTAGCTGAAGAAGAAAAAGAATTTTTTCAGCAAGCGGGTAAAAACTTAAATGCCACACAAAAAGAGCAACTCGCTACTCAGTACAATGCTGAAATGGCTAATTAATTTACATATTTCCTGTGTCTTTACCAACAGTTTTAAACCACCACTTTTAATGTATTAGTAGCCAACAAAACGAGATAACCATGACAAATATAGTGCAATTATTGCCCAAGAAGCTGAATAGAAACATTTTTGCCAATTATCGAAAAAAGCTACTTATCGCTGCCAGTGCTTTTTTCGTTAGTTACAGCATTAACGCACAGCAAAGTAATGAGCCGGCGCCAGAGTCAATACTAGATGAACGTTCAGAATCTGTAGACCAAGCCGTTTCTAACCCATTTGCTTTATCGCAGCATAGATTAAATTACATATTGCCTTTCACTTATGTCAGTAATCCAAATACGCTAAGTGCCAGTGGCTTAAATACTGAAAACGTTGACCACCTTGAAGCTAAATATCAAATTAGCGTTAAGTTACCGATATACCAAGAAGCCCAAAGCACTTCAGGCTTGTACTTAGGCTTTACCGCGGTTTCTTATTGGCAGGTTTATAACAGTGAAGCTTCAAAACCGTTCAGAGAAACTAATTATGAGCCGGAGCTATTTTACGCTTGGAGAAATGAACTTTCATTTGCTGGCTTCAAGTTTAACCAAATTCGCCTAGGATTCAGCCATCAGTCAAATGGCCAAAGTGGCTTACGTTCTCGTAGTTGGAATCGACTATTTGCTTCCGCAATGTTTAGTGATGATGAATCGTTTTACCATATCAAAGCATGGTACCGCATTAAAGAAGACGAAAAAGAAAACCCTTTTGATGCTGCTGGCGACGACAACCCCGATATCACCACCTTTATGGGCCATACCGAGTTTGGTTACGGTACTAAGTTAGGCGAGTTCAATATCATGGCATTGGTTAGAAACAACCTTAAAACTAGCGAAAACAAAGGTAGTGTAGAACTGAACTTGTCTTACCCGATCAGTGAAAGATACGACTTTTTGATGCAATATTTTAATGGTTACGGCGACTCACTAGTGGATTATAACCGTCACCAACAGCGTATCGGCTTCGGTATTCAACTAAAGTTTATTTAAAGGCTGAGGAGCGACTAAGCATTCGTAACACTAATGGCAGTAATAAAAATGGCCATTGGTGTTATGAATAACGAACAAGCAACTGACAAATAAAGACTTTTAGTTCAACGAATAAGAAGCAGATAAACTGGAGAATTTTAATGTTCATTGTAAAATATTACCTTGCTGGGGCAGCCCTTTCATTCGCCTTACTGTTTTTCAGTACCGCATTATTGCTTAAGCTTATTTTTGCCTGGGTGGGTTTATCACTATCAATCGTTAGTTTAGCGTATATTTTTGATATTCCGGCTATCTTCAGAAAGAAAACCAACGGTAGCATTCCTTTGTATATCCGCTGGGTTTTCATCCCGTTCTTACTCGGTTCACGGTCATATAATTTTTGGGCTAGAAAAAACGATAAGGTACCCGCTATTCAAAAAATTGATGAGCAATTGTTTTTAGCTTGTCGACTTTTCCCTTCTGATATCGAGTCGTTAAAAGCCAAGGGCGTTACGGCGATATTAGACGTAACAGCTGAATTTGATGGCCTAGATTGGACCTTAGAAAATGAGGTTTTAGATTACTTTAACTTACCCGTGTTAGATCACAAAAGTCCAAAACCTAAAGAGCTGCTTAAAGCCATTCATTGGTTAGAAAATCATATTTCAAAATCGAATGCGGTGGTTATTCATTGCGCTTTAGGCCGTGGCAGATCGGTACTGGTTATGGCGGCTTACTTATTAAGTAAAAATCAATCATGGTCAGTAGAGCAAGCGTTAGCGAAAATTCAAGGTATACGGGCCACAGCAAACTTAAACAAAGTGCAATTAAAAGCCTTAAAACGTTTCCATCAAGAAGGGCTGTTTAAACAGCAAACACCATTATGGATAATTGCTAACCCAGTGTCTGGTGGCGGTAAATGGCCAGCAAATAAAGCGGAAGTTATTGAGCGTTTATCGCCTTATTTTTTGCTGCATATTCTAGAAACTACTGAACAGAATTCAGCAGCCACATTAACACAACAAGCCATTAGCGACGGTGCAAAAACCATTATCGCCTGTGGTGGTGACGGCACGTTAACCGAAGTCGCTGGTGAGTTAGTTAACACTAATATCTCTATGGGAATATTGCCGATGGGTACAGCCAATGCGCTTGCTCATGTATTGTTAGGGTTTAGCACAAAGTTAATCCCCGTGAGTGTCGCGTGTGATGTCATTATTGGCGGACAAGTGAAAAAAATTGATAGCGCAAAATGTAACGAAACACTGATGTTGTTATTAGTCGGTTTGGGGTTTGAACATAAGATGATCGCCAGCGCGAATCGCGAAGAAAAAGATGTCGGCGGCCAATTTGCCTACCTGCAAGCCTTATGGCAAGCCGTTAGCACCAATAAAGTATTAACACTGCAAGTTCACATTGATGACTCGCCACCACAAACAATCGAAACAGCGAGTTTAGTTATTGCCAATGCTGCGCCATTTACCACCATATTGGCGCAAGGCGGCGGTGAACCCGATATTAATGACGGCTTACTCGACATCACCTGGATACCCCGTCAGCAAGACATGACAAATAACGTATTAAGCTTAGCAGAATTAGCGCTTTCGGGCTTATCTGAACAAGTTAATCCTTTGCAGAGTGAACATATAAGCGCAAAGAAAGTGGCGATAACGGCCGATCATGAAATTGAATATGTTATTGACGGAGAGGTATTTCATGCCGACGATTTACGCATTGAGGTTTTACCGAAGTCATTAAGCATTCTCGTCAACTAATCCTAGTATTTGGCAACTTAAAGTATTGCTATCAATGGCTTGATAATCATTCGATGGCAATACCGAAGATCGCTTAATTCACTGAAAAGATAAATATCAGCACGTAAGGATAAAAATGGAACTGATCGAATTAGAAAAATTTTGGCAACTCATTAACGAAAAGCTGCAACTTTGGTTAGAAACAGGTGTTAAACATGTGCCTAACATTATAGTGGCTGTTTTGATCGCGATTATATTCGCCATCATCGCTAGAATTGTTGGCAAGGTAACTCGAAATGTTTTACGAAAAGCCTTAGATTCTAGACAAATAGCCGATTTATTATCGTCAATAATCAAAGTATGCGTATTACTGACAGGTATGTTTGTCGCATTAGATTTTATTGGCTTAAAGGGCACGGTAACCTCACTACTGGCTGGTGCGGGTATTATCGGCTTAGCCATTGGCTTTGCCTTTCAAGATATGACCGAAAACCTCATTGCTGGTATTGCCATGGGCATCAGAAAACCTTTTCAAATTGGTGACATTATTGAAGCGGATAAAGTATTTGGTACGGTAAAAACGATTAATTTACGCAATACCCTAGTTGAAACTTTTTTTGGCCAACTGGAAATAATTCCCAATAAAATTCTGTTTAGAAATATCCTGACAAACTACACAAAGAGTGGTACTAGGCGCATCGAAATACCGGTCGGCATTTCTTATGCAGATGATCCAGAAGTGGCAGCCGACGTTATTGTTGAAGCATTAAGTGACTGTGACTTTATTATCAAAAAAGAAGAAACCGCCGTCTATGCCGAAAGTTTTGGTGACAGTAGCGTTAACTTATTGGTTTGGTTCTGGATAGACTACCCCGGCGAAACCGGATTTATGCAAGCGAGACATACCGCGCTAGCAACAATAAAAACCGCCTTAGCACATGCTGATATATTAATACCGTTCCCAATAAGAACACTCGATTTTGGCGCCAAAGGTGGTGAGAAGCTCAATACCATGTGGCAGAAAAAAGCTAATATCGCAGGAGAAAAGGAGGGGGAAAGTGAAAATGAAGTAAGTCCTGACTCAGATACTGCTAGTGATGAAGGCAGTATAGAAAAATAAGGTATTAAATCTCGCAAATAATAATCACAGTTTATAGCCGACATTACAGCTTTTATCGGTAATTGAATGAAATAAGATGAGTTAATTATTATTTGGTGGATTGTGTCGGTTTAGGCATTGTAGTCTCCTCAATGTATGAGGAGACTACAATTAAAACGGCGGAGGAATACTTTCCAATTCATTACTTATTATATCTGGCACTTAAAATTACGAATAAAACCGACCAAAAGTCTTTAAAAAAGTGTAATGACAAGCAGTAATTATTGCAATTTTCCCCATGAGAGCAACAGAATATTCAAGAGTAAAATCAGGAGAAATTTCTACACCAAAATACCAATAAATGCTTTGAGCAAGACTTAACGCAACAAGCAAAGACAGCGAATGAACTAACCAATGTATCTTATTTTCTGAATTTTCCATTTATGATTCCATTCCAAAATACTTAACGCTTCGCCATGCTAAAAATAATAATTTCAATAATGATTTGGAACTGTCTTCTATTACTTTCTATTAATTATAAAACTAGAAGTTGAGATACATGCATTGATAAACCTGTTTAAAGTCTAACTCCTCGTCATGAGGAAAAAAATTGTTTACTAAAATGTACGAAGAACGAGTGCTAATCAACTATCCTTCGTCCGTTTTAGTTGCTTATTTTGTGTTTTTTCTAGTTAAAGTGCTGCAAGACCTTGTACTCAATTCTTCGATTTGTTGCCGATATAACTTCAATTGTTGCACCTTTATATGAGATTAAATTACTTTCACTTAAATCATATTCAACATCAATATTAAATGATTGGCGTGCCATACCATTTTGAAATTCACGATAAGTAAAGCGAATTTTATCGGCTACTTTACCCGTATAAATAAGCTCTTGCATAAAACTGTCAGCCGTATATAGATTAAACTTGACAACATTTGGTTTTACTTCATCTGAGCAAAATCGAGTACCAAAACCACCAAGGAAGCATAACGCTCCATTATTAGCATCAATGTAAGGTTTTGCCGGGCTTGGCAAGCCAGCAAGAGCCCCAACTATTCCTGTACCATAACCATGCTTAGGAGCAAATACTTTATGGTTTTCCTTGAGCCCTATTTGATGATATTCACCTGCTTTAACTACACCATCAAAAATGGAGACATCATTAGATAAGACAAAACCGTCAATCGTTGAAATCTTACCTGACTCAAGCATTCTATCGCCCAAACTTGACGTTGTGACAACATTTACATCAGGTGATTTAACATTTTTAGTATTGGGTAGTATGACTTGGTGCGATGCAACACAACCACTTAGGAGTATTGTAACTAAAGTTATAAAAAAAACCTTTTTCATTTTAAACCTTATATTTCATAAATCATGTAAGAGCAAAGTCATTAGCACATAACAAAGTATTAATGAGCATTCCGAATTAAGTCATCAATAATAGTTATTAATTAGACCATAAAAAAAACTTTTTTATAATATTTTTAATAACTTACTGCTAAGCTCGGTTGCATTCAACTGCATCGATGAGTTTACATAATGAGACATTCGACCAAGACATAGCACGTTATGTACACATTCTAAGATAAATAATAGCTAGTTCCAGACGGAATAAATGAACCTAAAGCTTTGATTAGCTAGCGAATAAAAATCATTAATTAATTGACCTAAGTTAATGAGTAACTTAGGTCAAAGCTAAGCCACTAATTTGAGGCCACCGATTTACGAAAACGCGACAAAGCAAAGAGGAAAAACACTGTACCTATGGCTAATAAAGCCAAGAAATACGGCCAGACAACATCCCAGCCGGCGCCACGATAAAGAATAGCTTGAGCAAATTTTACAAAGTGGGTTGTTGGGGCGAATAGCATAATGTTTTGCACAATGTCGGGCATACTTTCGCGAGGGGTAACACCACCAGAAAGCATTTGTAAGGGCAGCAATATTAAAATCATTAATAAGCCTAGTTGCGGCATAGTACGTGCCTGGGTACCCAATAAAATACCCAAAGACGTGGTGGCAAATAAGTGTATCGCTGCGCCTAATAAAAACAGCGCAGCTGAGCCATGAATAGGTACTTGCAAGAAGCCTTCAATCACCACAAATAATGAAAAAGCGGCCAGCAGTAATATTACTAAACCATTAGCCCAGATTTTGGCGATAACGATTTCAAACGGTGTTAATGGCATCACCAGTAAGTGCTCTAATGTGCCATGTTCACGTTCACGGATAACCGCAGCTCCGGTCAGAATAATTGAGATCATGGTGATCACATTCATCAGCTCCATCACACTACCAAACCAAACGCTGGTCATGTTCGGATTAAACATAATGTGTGACGTTTGCTGAATAGGCAACGTGTAGGTAGATCGATAGCCCTGCACAAATTCGTTAATTTCTGCGCTGATAATCGCCTGAATATAGTTGTCACCAATAAACGCTTGTGACATGCGTGTCGCGTCAATATTCACTTGTAGGGTCGGTTGATTACCTGCCACAACGTCACGTTCGAAGTTGGGCGGAATGTTTAACACAAAGGTATAACGGCCACTATCTAGTGCTGGGTCAACTTCACTTAAGGCAATAATATCAGGGGTCTTAAAATACGGCGCAAAAAAGGCACTGATGATACGATTCGACAAGTGTGACTGGTCTTCATCAACAACCGCGATAGGGGCGTTATTTAGCTCTATCGACGTTGCGGAAGACACCACATAAATTAAACCGGTAAAGGCAAAAAAAACGAACAGTAGCAGCACTTTATCGCGCCATAAACTGCGCAATTCTTTGAAACCTAAATGAAGAATATTTCCGCGACCTTGCATGGCTATTTATCCTGCTTTGGAAGTAAAAAAACACTGGCTAATGTCAGCACAGGGATAAAAGCTAACAGGGGCAATAGCTGTGGTGATAAATCAGAGAAGTTGAGTGCTTTGTTGAAAACACCGCGACAAGCTTCAAGAAAATATGTGGTTGGAAACAATTTACCAATAATCGCGCCAAAACCTTCTAAGGAAGAGACAGGATCAATGAGGCCACAGAAATTAACCGCTATCATCAAAACGACAACAGTCGTTGCAGCCAAGGCTGATATTTGGGTTTTTGTGAAAGCAGAAATTAACAGTCCTACACCGGTAGTAGTGGTTACATATAATAATGCTGCAACACTCAAGGCCCATAAACTACCTTTAAGCGGCACACCAAACACGGTTACTGCTAGGCCGACCAAACCGAAAAAGCTGATCATACTGACCAAAATATAAGGCAGCTGTTTACCGATAACAAACTCTAGTCGGGTAACGGGCGTGACGTACAAATTAGTAATTGAACCTAATTCTTTTTCACGAACGACACCGAGCGCCATTAATATCGCCGGTATAAAAACCAACAATAACGGGATCACCGCCGGCACCATAGCCTCGATACTTTTAAAGTCTTGGTTATAGCGATAACGCGATGCGATATCGGCAGGTACTAAGTTTGGCACTACGCCATAAGTACGGAGGGATAAATCTGTTAGATAAGCGTAATAGGTGCCTGTGACATAACCTTTGATGGTTTCGGCCCGAAATGGCATTGCCCCATCAATCCAAACCACTATTTCTGGTTTTCTGTTACGTTTTAATTGCTGACCAAAGTTTGGTGGTATTTCAACCGCAACACTTATTTCGCCACTGCGCATACGGCGGTCGAGTTCAGCAGGGCTTTTAATATCGTCTTTTTGAATGAAGTAACGCGAGCCGGCCATATTTTGAATATAGTCACGGCTCTCAGGGGTTCGGTCTTGATCCATCACCGCAAAACTTAAGTCTTCAACATCGAAAGTAATACCATAACCTAAAATGAACATCAGGATAATTGAGCCGAGCAAGGCGAACGTTAGCCGAATAGGATCGCGCCATAATTCCAAAGTTTCACGATAAGCATAACCAAATAATCGCAGCAAACTAAAAGCGCTATTGGCGGTTTTTTTATGCGCCGTTGTGCTGATAAGTTGCGTATCTTGTTCATCATCCGACACTAGCGCTTCGGCTGACACTGAGCTTGAAGTTGATGAGGACGATTCAGCTACCGCTTCTTCTAAATAAGCTATAAAAGCGTCTTCTAAGGTCTCAACACCACGTTTTTCACACAGTGCGGCGGGCGTATCGCTCGCGAGTATTTTCCCTGCGTGCATTAATGAAATACGATCACAGCGTGCGGCTTCGTCCATAAAATGGGTCGAGATGAAAATGGTCACGCCTTGTTCGCGAGATAACTCAATGAGTAGCTCCCAAAAGTCATCGCGTGCGACGGGATCAACCCCGAGGTTGGCTCATCAAGAATAAGCATTTCAGGATTATGTACTACCGCTACTGCAAGCGATAAGCGTTGACGAATACCTAGCGGTAAATCTTCAGGGAAGTCGTCACGATATTTTTCAAGATTAAAACGGCTAATTAATACTTTAACGCGTGCTGAAATTTGCTCATGTGGCAAATGAAATAACCGCGCATGCAAGACCATATTCTGTTGCACAGTAAGTTCGTTATAAAGCGAAAAAGCTTGCGACATAAAACCAACGCGCTTGCGGGTTT is from Colwellia sp. Arc7-635 and encodes:
- a CDS encoding response regulator, with protein sequence MPSSKGKPITILMADDDEDDRILTQDALEESRVRNTLYCVEDGVELLEYLRREGKYADPATSPRPGLILLDLNMPRKDGREALKEIKADPELRNIPVVILTTSGQEEDKIKGYNLGAASFITKPVNFEGLVELMKALGKYWIEFVELPNE
- a CDS encoding mechanosensitive ion channel family protein; this encodes MELIELEKFWQLINEKLQLWLETGVKHVPNIIVAVLIAIIFAIIARIVGKVTRNVLRKALDSRQIADLLSSIIKVCVLLTGMFVALDFIGLKGTVTSLLAGAGIIGLAIGFAFQDMTENLIAGIAMGIRKPFQIGDIIEADKVFGTVKTINLRNTLVETFFGQLEIIPNKILFRNILTNYTKSGTRRIEIPVGISYADDPEVAADVIVEALSDCDFIIKKEETAVYAESFGDSSVNLLVWFWIDYPGETGFMQARHTALATIKTALAHADILIPFPIRTLDFGAKGGEKLNTMWQKKANIAGEKEGESENEVSPDSDTASDEGSIEK
- a CDS encoding diacylglycerol kinase family protein; translated protein: MFIVKYYLAGAALSFALLFFSTALLLKLIFAWVGLSLSIVSLAYIFDIPAIFRKKTNGSIPLYIRWVFIPFLLGSRSYNFWARKNDKVPAIQKIDEQLFLACRLFPSDIESLKAKGVTAILDVTAEFDGLDWTLENEVLDYFNLPVLDHKSPKPKELLKAIHWLENHISKSNAVVIHCALGRGRSVLVMAAYLLSKNQSWSVEQALAKIQGIRATANLNKVQLKALKRFHQEGLFKQQTPLWIIANPVSGGGKWPANKAEVIERLSPYFLLHILETTEQNSAATLTQQAISDGAKTIIACGGDGTLTEVAGELVNTNISMGILPMGTANALAHVLLGFSTKLIPVSVACDVIIGGQVKKIDSAKCNETLMLLLVGLGFEHKMIASANREEKDVGGQFAYLQALWQAVSTNKVLTLQVHIDDSPPQTIETASLVIANAAPFTTILAQGGGEPDINDGLLDITWIPRQQDMTNNVLSLAELALSGLSEQVNPLQSEHISAKKVAITADHEIEYVIDGEVFHADDLRIEVLPKSLSILVN
- a CDS encoding response regulator, which produces MADKIARVLLVEDDEDDYILTCDYLNQLDSHTFEIDWVTNPTTALEQLNLGKHDICLLDYQLGAYNGLTVLEKAAKNGCTVPIIMLTGQSDDTLDQLALAAGAVDYLAKGEITTSRFARAIRYALARQEIEKERIERINAETQNQSKDRFLAHLSHELRTPLTSILGYTEILLNSNKAPNATSELNIILNNGQHLLGLLNNVLDLSKIAVGKLEYNFSTIKLDSFIADIFSLMKVHAAEKALELVISAPEPLPKTITSDPVRLRQVLINLIHNGIKFTKQGQVELRLTTDMLEGQEQLRFTISDTGQGIPDNMLATIFKPFEQVEDAVSRKEQGAGLGLSICAELIKQMGGTINVKSVLNQGSDFIFSIDPGDITTQERVMLAIEQEQSTNEPLALPPLQGHVLVVDDMADIRQLIGQICQSFGLTISYAANGLQALEQVKLASVQGTSFDLVLMDIHMPELDGKRTIKALKALAFNKPIIAITAATMKGVKQELITLGFNHIIAKPIDKTKLYSALNNYLALKEQHANNESTNSMPSAGQSLSKETKPCVLVVEDDEDAADITVLLLESLGVTAVKATTAKKCQDLLNSEHHWTMILLDLHLPDANGLDLARTIKQSHPEIALVLVSGATVSEQDLKQAGIDKAILKPVNLAILKNLL
- a CDS encoding phospholipase A — encoded protein: MTNIVQLLPKKLNRNIFANYRKKLLIAASAFFVSYSINAQQSNEPAPESILDERSESVDQAVSNPFALSQHRLNYILPFTYVSNPNTLSASGLNTENVDHLEAKYQISVKLPIYQEAQSTSGLYLGFTAVSYWQVYNSEASKPFRETNYEPELFYAWRNELSFAGFKFNQIRLGFSHQSNGQSGLRSRSWNRLFASAMFSDDESFYHIKAWYRIKEDEKENPFDAAGDDNPDITTFMGHTEFGYGTKLGEFNIMALVRNNLKTSENKGSVELNLSYPISERYDFLMQYFNGYGDSLVDYNRHQQRIGFGIQLKFI
- a CDS encoding ABC transporter permease → MDEAARCDRISLMHAGKILASDTPAALCEKRGVETLEDAFIAYLEEAVAESSSSTSSSVSAEALVSDDEQDTQLISTTAHKKTANSAFSLLRLFGYAYRETLELWRDPIRLTFALLGSIILMFILGYGITFDVEDLSFAVMDQDRTPESRDYIQNMAGSRYFIQKDDIKSPAELDRRMRSGEISVAVEIPPNFGQQLKRNRKPEIVVWIDGAMPFRAETIKGYVTGTYYAYLTDLSLRTYGVVPNLVPADIASRYRYNQDFKSIEAMVPAVIPLLLVFIPAILMALGVVREKELGSITNLYVTPVTRLEFVIGKQLPYILVSMISFFGLVGLAVTVFGVPLKGSLWALSVAALLYVTTTTGVGLLISAFTKTQISALAATTVVVLMIAVNFCGLIDPVSSLEGFGAIIGKLFPTTYFLEACRGVFNKALNFSDLSPQLLPLLAFIPVLTLASVFLLPKQDK
- a CDS encoding ABC transporter permease: MQGRGNILHLGFKELRSLWRDKVLLLFVFFAFTGLIYVVSSATSIELNNAPIAVVDEDQSHLSNRIISAFFAPYFKTPDIIALSEVDPALDSGRYTFVLNIPPNFERDVVAGNQPTLQVNIDATRMSQAFIGDNYIQAIISAEINEFVQGYRSTYTLPIQQTSHIMFNPNMTSVWFGSVMELMNVITMISIILTGAAVIREREHGTLEHLLVMPLTPFEIVIAKIWANGLVILLLAAFSLFVVIEGFLQVPIHGSAALFLLGAAIHLFATTSLGILLGTQARTMPQLGLLMILILLPLQMLSGGVTPRESMPDIVQNIMLFAPTTHFVKFAQAILYRGAGWDVVWPYFLALLAIGTVFFLFALSRFRKSVASN
- a CDS encoding hemerythrin domain-containing protein, translating into MDIFSALRSDHEKQRLLMKVLVETTGDSASRRDFFQDLKHQLNQHAIAEERHFYAPLIKLDNTIELARHAIAEHHEIDEFIAQLEQTEFSSPVWLKTMKALQDKVLHHLAEEEKEFFQQAGKNLNATQKEQLATQYNAEMAN